The Microbacterium sp. LWH7-1.2 genome window below encodes:
- a CDS encoding ROK family transcriptional regulator, whose translation MSRNGHAVSGNPTSRDHNKASILDVVLSRAPLTSSELIDLTGLSRATVYRTVEEVRADGFVVDGGVDAVGGRGRRSTYLDVPRTAGHVVGASLGAQTTGAMVTDLRGREIEHLVVPTLDRHGVESTASWLVDLIARTRESAEGPLRQIVVAVPGRVRDGREIFGPAESMKILAGAELHRRLQDLVDAPVLLESDANSALLGIMIDDATVGNAALFNVSSTVNFASCTDHEIVRGRTSSFGDIGVLHSGVENQTLEGLLSTGGLLRFARGRGLDLQSIDDLWLESHDEVARAEVLEAFTTAIVTAVSAVAVTLDPESVYFVGRLGPLVDEVRPELRERLGKKHPTTPEIKAVTHVLGLSTARGAVYAGLALARERIRDAVLEARRRGEPAEQSAPAF comes from the coding sequence ATGAGCCGCAACGGTCATGCGGTGAGCGGCAACCCCACGTCGCGCGACCACAACAAGGCGTCGATTCTTGACGTGGTCCTATCCCGGGCCCCACTGACAAGCAGCGAGCTCATCGATCTGACGGGCTTGAGCAGGGCCACGGTGTACAGGACCGTGGAGGAAGTCCGAGCGGATGGTTTCGTGGTCGACGGCGGAGTCGACGCGGTGGGCGGCCGCGGCCGTCGATCCACGTATCTCGACGTGCCCCGCACGGCCGGCCATGTGGTCGGTGCCAGCTTGGGCGCGCAGACCACGGGCGCCATGGTGACGGACCTCCGAGGTCGTGAGATCGAGCACCTGGTCGTCCCTACCCTCGACCGCCACGGCGTCGAGAGCACTGCCTCATGGCTGGTCGACCTGATCGCCCGGACCCGCGAATCAGCGGAAGGGCCCCTGCGACAGATCGTCGTCGCAGTCCCCGGCCGTGTCCGCGACGGCAGGGAGATCTTCGGTCCCGCGGAGTCCATGAAGATCCTCGCTGGCGCCGAGCTCCATCGGAGACTCCAAGACCTGGTCGACGCTCCGGTGCTGCTCGAGAGTGATGCCAACTCCGCCTTGCTGGGCATCATGATCGATGACGCCACCGTCGGTAACGCCGCGCTCTTCAACGTCAGCAGCACCGTGAACTTCGCAAGCTGTACCGATCACGAGATCGTCCGGGGGCGGACCTCCTCCTTCGGGGACATCGGCGTTCTCCACTCCGGGGTCGAAAACCAGACACTGGAGGGGCTGCTGAGCACGGGGGGGCTGCTTCGGTTCGCTCGCGGGCGGGGCCTCGATCTGCAGAGCATCGACGATCTCTGGCTGGAATCGCACGACGAGGTGGCGCGTGCCGAAGTTCTGGAGGCGTTCACCACCGCGATCGTGACCGCTGTCAGTGCCGTTGCCGTGACGTTGGATCCCGAGTCGGTCTACTTCGTCGGCCGATTGGGCCCGCTCGTCGACGAGGTACGACCCGAGCTGCGAGAGAGGCTCGGCAAGAAGCATCCGACAACCCCAGAGATCAAGGCGGTGACCCACGTCCTCGGCCTGTCGACGGCTCGAGGCGCCGTCTACGCGGGCCTGGCGTTGGCTCGGGAGCGCATACGCGACGCGGTGCTCGAAGCACGTCGTCGCGGCGAACCTGCCGAGCAGTCCGCGCCCGCCTTCTAG
- a CDS encoding phosphotransferase — MSTLLERRYGVCGNLEPLATEKDDTFLIRGESSGYLVKVSPPDEEAMVVALQTAAMRFLEGSAPELPVQRVKLTVEGDDHVVVDLRDGGTRILRVFDFVDGPVLAGTNPDRDQLAKVGEMLGRVDLALARFAHPADQRILVWDIRHFHRLTGLIDHTPSAEHRRLARDVFRLFQDALHPRLGELDMQVIHGDYSPHNVVVDPHSDDFVTGVIDFGDTVRSAVIFDPAVTMANLVGRASDDPWRDASAFIAGYERVRPIRESELPLLPVAALARLTLRALITNWRAERVPARREYLLAHAKDDWTNVARAMAAPRDDVVSQLQEDRS; from the coding sequence GTGAGCACGCTCCTGGAACGCCGTTACGGCGTCTGCGGGAATCTCGAGCCACTGGCCACAGAGAAGGACGACACGTTCCTCATCAGAGGCGAGTCCTCGGGCTACCTGGTGAAGGTCTCGCCACCTGACGAGGAGGCGATGGTGGTCGCGCTCCAGACGGCGGCGATGCGTTTTCTGGAAGGCAGCGCGCCGGAGTTGCCGGTCCAGCGGGTGAAGCTGACAGTCGAAGGAGACGATCACGTGGTCGTCGACCTCCGCGACGGCGGAACTCGAATCCTGAGGGTGTTCGACTTCGTTGACGGACCCGTCCTGGCCGGGACGAACCCGGACCGTGATCAGCTCGCCAAGGTGGGCGAGATGCTCGGGCGCGTAGACCTGGCGCTGGCGCGCTTCGCGCACCCTGCCGACCAACGGATCCTTGTGTGGGACATCCGGCATTTCCACCGGTTGACCGGCCTCATCGACCACACGCCGAGTGCCGAGCACCGTCGTTTGGCGCGGGACGTGTTCCGGCTCTTCCAGGACGCACTCCATCCGCGACTGGGTGAACTCGACATGCAGGTGATCCACGGTGACTACAGCCCTCACAACGTGGTCGTGGATCCGCACAGCGACGACTTCGTCACCGGCGTCATCGACTTCGGTGACACGGTTCGCAGCGCCGTGATCTTCGATCCCGCCGTCACGATGGCGAACCTGGTGGGGCGGGCGTCCGACGACCCCTGGCGGGATGCGTCCGCCTTCATCGCCGGCTACGAGCGGGTACGGCCGATCAGGGAGTCGGAGCTTCCGCTGCTGCCGGTGGCGGCACTGGCACGGCTCACGCTGCGCGCGCTGATCACCAACTGGCGCGCCGAGCGCGTTCCGGCACGCCGCGAGTACTTGCTGGCCCATGCCAAGGATGACTGGACCAACGTGGCTCGGGCCATGGCCGCGCCCCGGGATGACGTGGTCTCGCAGCTCCAGGAGGACCGCTCATGA
- a CDS encoding aspartate aminotransferase family protein, whose translation MSELPEHLREIIQRRNNVLGPGYTLIYKEPVEFVSGHGAHLVDRDGNDYLDAYNNVPCVGHAHPHVVDAVARQMAAVNTNTRYVQESLVDYAERLLGTFPTELSKLSLACSGSEANDLAVRVARYHTGGEGIIVTRWAYHGITREVASFSPHLGAGSPLGPNVRLIDPPDPRLVPPGSTLAEHMRNQVRDAVTDLERHGYRLAALITDCAHTSDGMFTDPVGYLQGMAEEVHAAGGVYIADEVQAGFARLGESMWGFSRHGVIPDIVTMGKPMGNGLPLSGVAFRPEVAHEFGHNVRYFNTFGGSSIPVAAGAAVLDVLEEENVQQRVLECGTALRTGLEEITEDSAFVAQVRGSGLFIGVEIVRDRATLEPDRARTEDVINDLRDRRILINGTGKSANVLKIRPPLAFTSGDVTRFLETFAEVAKVRL comes from the coding sequence ATGAGCGAGCTCCCCGAGCACCTCCGGGAGATCATCCAGCGCCGGAACAATGTGCTGGGTCCCGGCTACACGCTCATCTACAAGGAGCCGGTCGAGTTCGTCTCGGGTCACGGAGCCCACCTGGTGGACCGTGACGGCAACGACTACCTCGACGCGTACAACAACGTTCCATGCGTCGGGCACGCCCACCCGCATGTCGTCGATGCCGTCGCGCGGCAGATGGCGGCAGTCAACACCAACACCCGCTACGTCCAGGAGTCCCTGGTCGACTACGCGGAGCGACTGCTCGGGACCTTCCCGACGGAGCTTTCGAAACTCAGCTTGGCCTGCAGCGGGTCGGAGGCGAACGATCTCGCGGTTCGCGTGGCGAGATACCACACAGGCGGTGAGGGAATCATTGTGACTCGCTGGGCCTATCACGGCATCACCCGCGAAGTCGCGAGCTTCTCGCCGCATCTCGGCGCGGGGTCACCGTTGGGCCCGAACGTGCGGCTCATCGATCCTCCCGACCCGCGGCTCGTCCCGCCCGGGTCAACCCTGGCCGAGCATATGCGCAATCAAGTGCGCGACGCCGTCACTGACCTTGAGCGCCACGGCTACCGGCTCGCAGCGCTGATCACCGACTGCGCGCACACCAGCGACGGGATGTTCACGGACCCGGTCGGTTACCTCCAGGGAATGGCGGAGGAGGTACACGCAGCCGGCGGCGTCTACATCGCCGATGAGGTGCAGGCGGGATTCGCCCGGCTCGGAGAATCCATGTGGGGGTTCAGCCGCCACGGTGTTATCCCGGACATCGTGACCATGGGCAAGCCGATGGGGAACGGGCTTCCGCTCTCCGGCGTAGCCTTCCGTCCCGAGGTCGCCCATGAGTTCGGCCACAACGTTCGCTACTTCAACACCTTCGGCGGCAGTTCGATCCCGGTGGCCGCAGGCGCTGCAGTGCTGGACGTCCTCGAGGAGGAGAACGTGCAGCAACGCGTGCTCGAGTGCGGTACGGCACTGCGGACCGGACTCGAGGAGATCACCGAGGACTCCGCCTTCGTCGCCCAGGTCCGAGGCAGCGGCCTGTTCATCGGTGTGGAGATCGTGAGGGATCGGGCGACGCTCGAGCCCGACCGTGCCCGCACCGAAGATGTCATCAACGACCTCAGGGATCGTCGGATCCTCATCAACGGCACGGGCAAATCGGCGAACGTTCTGAAGATCCGGCCTCCCCTGGCCTTCACCTCCGGCGACGTGACCCGATTCCTGGAGACCTTCGCCGAAGTGGCGAAGGTTCGGCTGTAG
- a CDS encoding haloacid dehalogenase type II: MSTPSFRPKYVSFDCYGTLISWPMTPITKELVGDQIPPEQWDQFVAEFRGYRYDQVCGVYYPYEQVLQDAFDRVCRKWQIASNPNAGKRLADGVRSWAPHPDVVEPLKKMSEHYKLVILSNADDSFLEASVPRLGAEFHAVYTAEQAGYYKPRYGAFEYMLDQLDAKPEDFVHVSSHTRYDAMPMHDMGFRNLVLLDRGYDPVPPGYDLTVVTSLDELNTLLGI; encoded by the coding sequence ATGAGCACCCCGTCGTTCCGACCGAAGTACGTCTCCTTCGACTGCTATGGCACCCTCATCAGCTGGCCCATGACCCCGATCACCAAGGAGCTGGTGGGCGATCAGATTCCCCCCGAACAGTGGGATCAGTTCGTGGCGGAGTTCCGCGGCTACCGTTACGACCAGGTGTGCGGGGTGTACTACCCGTACGAGCAGGTGCTGCAGGACGCCTTCGACCGGGTCTGCCGCAAGTGGCAGATTGCGTCCAACCCGAACGCGGGAAAGCGGCTCGCCGACGGAGTGCGGAGCTGGGCGCCGCACCCCGACGTGGTCGAGCCTCTGAAGAAGATGAGCGAACACTACAAGCTGGTGATCCTGTCCAACGCCGACGATTCATTCCTCGAGGCGAGCGTGCCGCGGCTGGGTGCGGAATTCCACGCCGTCTACACCGCCGAGCAGGCGGGCTACTACAAACCCCGCTACGGGGCGTTCGAGTACATGCTCGATCAGCTGGACGCCAAGCCGGAGGACTTCGTGCACGTCTCGTCGCACACCCGGTATGACGCGATGCCGATGCACGACATGGGGTTCCGCAACCTTGTGCTGCTGGACCGCGGCTACGACCCGGTACCTCCGGGCTACGACCTGACGGTCGTCACGTCCCTCGACGAGCTCAACACGCTGCTCGGCATCTGA
- a CDS encoding ABC transporter substrate-binding protein, which yields MRAKSRAQIVAAGGLTVLLALTACSAASGEGANASSQKNTAITADTTDISEGVKPDEEAIALLPESVKEKGTLTVAMDLHYPPTTFLAEDNATPIGLNPDIARLIAKKLDLDLKFENTGFDTIIPGIDGGRYDFTVTTMSPTPERLEVLDMVNYLSVGVSVAVSHGNPLDISNDDMCGRNIAVTKGSNAQLVHLPNISEWTCESKGKPAINGVTLPNVQEALTQLVSKRVDGVFYDTPALVWAATQQPNTFTVLEPQVDTRTTHTQAVGLKKGSELTPAVLAAVQSILDSPEYEESLEKWGLTAAAIDTASLN from the coding sequence ATGAGGGCCAAGAGCAGAGCACAGATCGTCGCTGCCGGCGGACTCACCGTCCTGCTGGCGCTGACAGCCTGCAGCGCCGCCTCGGGCGAAGGGGCGAACGCCAGCTCGCAGAAGAACACGGCCATCACGGCCGACACCACCGACATCTCCGAGGGTGTGAAGCCCGACGAGGAGGCCATCGCGCTGCTGCCCGAATCCGTGAAGGAGAAGGGCACTCTCACCGTGGCCATGGATCTGCACTATCCGCCGACGACGTTCCTGGCGGAGGACAACGCCACCCCCATCGGCCTCAATCCCGACATCGCCCGCCTCATCGCCAAGAAGCTCGACCTCGACCTCAAGTTCGAGAACACGGGCTTCGACACGATCATCCCCGGTATCGACGGCGGTCGCTACGACTTCACCGTGACGACGATGTCGCCAACCCCCGAACGACTCGAGGTGCTCGACATGGTCAACTATCTCTCGGTGGGCGTGTCGGTGGCGGTCAGTCACGGAAACCCGCTCGACATCAGCAACGACGACATGTGCGGCCGCAACATCGCCGTCACCAAGGGATCGAACGCGCAGCTGGTGCATCTGCCGAACATCTCCGAATGGACCTGTGAGTCGAAGGGCAAGCCCGCCATCAACGGCGTCACGCTGCCGAATGTCCAGGAGGCGCTGACCCAGCTGGTCTCGAAGCGGGTCGACGGCGTCTTCTACGACACGCCAGCCCTCGTCTGGGCTGCCACGCAGCAGCCGAACACGTTCACGGTCCTCGAACCGCAGGTCGACACACGCACGACGCACACCCAGGCGGTCGGTCTGAAGAAGGGGTCCGAGCTCACGCCGGCCGTCCTGGCCGCTGTGCAGTCGATCCTCGACAGCCCCGAGTACGAAGAGTCGCTCGAGAAGTGGGGACTCACCGCGGCGGCCATTGACACCGCGTCCCTCAACTGA
- a CDS encoding amino acid ABC transporter permease, translating into MRQIDATLKPRIRRRSVFEYVAWIVSILFAAGILYSVATNPNFQWAVVAEYFTEETILRGLLMTIVLTVISMVAGTLLGLGLAIMRSSSIKPVAAIASVYITFFRGTPVLVQLIFWFNIAALYPNLTIGIPFTQFQQEVDVNALMAPVTAAIIGLTLNEAAYMAEIIRGGFTSVGKGQIEAADSLGMSGATKMRKVIIPQAMPSIIPATGNQVIGMFKETSLVSVLGVAELLQSAQLIYARTYQTIPLLIVVSLWYLVMTLILSYPQSLLEKKYSHSSSVIPRKARKVVPPEPDDVTAPVTLTDQEGVSR; encoded by the coding sequence ATGCGTCAGATCGACGCGACACTCAAGCCGAGGATCCGGCGCCGGAGTGTCTTCGAGTACGTGGCATGGATCGTCTCGATCCTCTTCGCCGCGGGCATCCTCTACTCAGTGGCGACCAATCCGAACTTCCAGTGGGCGGTCGTCGCGGAGTACTTCACCGAGGAGACCATCCTCCGCGGCCTGCTGATGACCATCGTGCTGACGGTGATCAGCATGGTGGCCGGCACGCTGCTGGGCTTGGGGCTCGCCATCATGCGGTCGTCGAGCATCAAGCCTGTTGCCGCCATTGCCTCCGTGTACATCACGTTCTTCCGCGGCACGCCGGTCCTCGTCCAGCTCATCTTCTGGTTCAACATCGCCGCGCTGTATCCCAACCTCACGATCGGGATCCCGTTCACGCAGTTCCAGCAGGAAGTCGACGTCAACGCACTGATGGCACCGGTCACCGCCGCCATCATCGGCCTGACGCTGAACGAGGCGGCCTACATGGCGGAGATCATCCGCGGCGGGTTCACGTCGGTCGGCAAGGGCCAGATCGAAGCGGCCGACTCGCTGGGCATGAGCGGCGCCACGAAGATGCGGAAGGTCATCATCCCGCAGGCGATGCCGTCGATCATCCCGGCCACCGGCAACCAGGTGATCGGCATGTTCAAGGAGACGTCCCTGGTCAGCGTCCTGGGGGTTGCGGAGCTGCTCCAGAGCGCGCAGCTGATCTACGCCCGCACGTACCAGACCATTCCTCTCCTCATCGTCGTCAGCCTCTGGTACCTGGTGATGACGCTCATCCTGAGCTACCCGCAGTCCCTGCTGGAGAAGAAGTACTCGCACTCCTCCTCCGTGATTCCCAGGAAGGCGAGGAAGGTCGTTCCGCCCGAGCCTGATGACGTCACGGCACCCGTCACCCTGACCGACCAGGAAGGTGTTTCACGATGA
- a CDS encoding amino acid ABC transporter ATP-binding protein — MSDDGTIFARGVQKSFGSKAVLHDIDLEIASGEICCIIGPSGSGKSTLLRCMNGLESVNRGVLKVNGEHLGYYETENAFHALPPKKIAEQRTKVGMVFQQFNLFPNMTARDNVMAGPVLVKHGNRKEASARAEELLTSVGLRRFADYYPAQLSGGQQQRVAIARSLAMDPRIMLFDEPTSALDPEKVGEVLVVMQNLAKRGMTMVVVTHEMGFAREVADSLLFMDEGFIVERGDAREVLSNPKESRTQAFLEKVL; from the coding sequence ATGAGCGACGACGGAACGATCTTCGCCCGAGGGGTTCAGAAGTCCTTCGGATCCAAGGCCGTACTCCATGACATCGACCTCGAGATCGCCTCGGGTGAGATCTGCTGCATCATCGGACCCAGTGGATCGGGGAAGTCCACCCTGCTCCGATGCATGAACGGTCTGGAGTCGGTCAACCGGGGAGTCCTCAAGGTGAACGGCGAGCACCTGGGCTACTACGAGACCGAGAACGCGTTTCACGCGCTGCCGCCGAAGAAGATCGCTGAGCAGCGCACGAAGGTCGGCATGGTCTTCCAGCAGTTCAACCTCTTCCCGAATATGACGGCCCGCGACAACGTCATGGCGGGCCCGGTTCTGGTCAAGCACGGCAACAGGAAAGAAGCATCCGCGCGTGCTGAGGAGCTCTTGACCAGCGTCGGGCTCAGGCGGTTCGCGGACTATTACCCCGCTCAACTCTCGGGAGGTCAGCAGCAGCGCGTCGCGATCGCCCGCTCGCTGGCGATGGACCCGCGCATCATGCTGTTCGATGAGCCCACGAGTGCCTTGGATCCCGAGAAGGTCGGCGAAGTCCTCGTCGTGATGCAGAACCTCGCGAAGAGGGGGATGACAATGGTCGTCGTGACCCATGAGATGGGCTTCGCGCGTGAGGTGGCGGACTCCCTCCTGTTCATGGACGAGGGGTTCATCGTCGAGCGTGGTGATGCGCGCGAGGTGCTCTCCAACCCGAAGGAGAGCCGCACGCAGGCCTTCCTGG